A single Dermacentor albipictus isolate Rhodes 1998 colony chromosome 3, USDA_Dalb.pri_finalv2, whole genome shotgun sequence DNA region contains:
- the LOC139057401 gene encoding uncharacterized protein — translation MTQASALAAALFASSLLLLFTTGDAVQCYICSWSPRNQANRTDYCTHSNFNPEKNFAHECSHGCEFFSQNDLNGDFEHVRRNCAPSNPPHKGCLTETSRAWSTVRCICDSDYCNPAPQQQRTTAALLLLPLWLAATATAARMPT, via the exons ATGACGCAGGCGTCAGCATTGGCAGCGGCACTGTTCGCATCGTCTCTTCTCCTCCTATTCACGACAG GTGACGCTGTCCAGTGCTACATATGCAGTTGGTCCCCGAGAAACCAGGCCAACCGGACAGACTACTGCACGCACTCAAACTTCAATCCGGAAAAGAACTTCGCCCACGAGTGTTCCCACGGATGCGAGTTCTTCTCCCAGAATGACCTGAACG GTGACTTCGAGCACGTTCGGCGCAACTGCGCGCCGAGCAACCCTCCGCACAAGGGTTGCCTGACCGAGACGAGCCGGGCCTGGTCCACGGTGCGTTGCATCTGCGACTCGGACTACTGCAACCCGGCGCCCCAGCAGCAGCGGACGACGGCCGCACTTCTGCTGCTGCCTCTGTGGCTCGCAGCTACCGCCACAGCAGCCAGAATGCCCACCTGA